Proteins from a genomic interval of bacterium YEK0313:
- the Acd gene encoding Glutaryl-CoA dehydrogenase, protein MDALEAFRLETRAWLDANCPPEMRTPTHGDEDICWGGRNWVFQSEAQRVWMERMAARGWTVPAWPKAYGGGGLDHEQVKVLKQEMAAIGARSPLESFGIWMLGPALLAFGSEEQKKEHLPRIARGEIRWCQGYSEPNAGSDLASLQTRAEDAGDHFVVTGSKIWTSYADKADMIFCLVRTDPAAPKHLGISFVLFDMTWPGVSTKPITLISGKSPFCETFFDGVKVPKANLVGTLNRGWDIAKYLLTHEREMIGGGTGGLTTGRSPGQLAAEEIGLDAGGRLADAFLRTDAARAEVDALAFAATMARYKDEAAAGGRGVGDKSAVLKYYGTELNKRRYELIMRLAGHDGLEWEGQRSNDGDLPRSWLRTKANSIEGGTSEVMLDIVAKRLLDLPSA, encoded by the coding sequence ATGGATGCGCTGGAGGCCTTTCGGCTGGAGACGCGCGCTTGGCTCGACGCCAACTGCCCCCCGGAAATGCGGACCCCGACGCATGGCGACGAGGACATCTGCTGGGGCGGCCGCAACTGGGTTTTCCAATCCGAGGCGCAGCGCGTCTGGATGGAGCGCATGGCCGCGCGCGGCTGGACCGTGCCGGCCTGGCCCAAGGCCTATGGCGGCGGCGGCCTCGACCATGAACAGGTGAAGGTGCTGAAGCAGGAGATGGCGGCGATCGGCGCGCGCTCGCCGCTCGAGAGCTTCGGCATCTGGATGCTGGGGCCGGCCCTTCTCGCCTTCGGCAGCGAAGAGCAGAAGAAGGAACATCTGCCGCGCATCGCGCGCGGCGAGATCCGCTGGTGCCAGGGCTATTCGGAGCCGAATGCCGGCTCCGACCTTGCTTCGCTCCAGACCCGCGCCGAGGATGCCGGCGACCATTTCGTCGTCACCGGCTCGAAGATCTGGACGAGCTATGCCGACAAGGCCGACATGATCTTCTGCCTGGTGCGCACCGATCCGGCGGCGCCCAAGCATCTCGGCATTTCCTTCGTCCTGTTCGACATGACCTGGCCGGGCGTCTCGACCAAGCCGATCACGCTGATCTCCGGCAAGTCGCCGTTCTGCGAGACCTTCTTCGACGGCGTGAAGGTGCCGAAGGCCAATCTCGTCGGCACGCTCAACCGCGGCTGGGACATCGCCAAATATCTGCTCACGCACGAGCGCGAGATGATCGGCGGCGGCACCGGCGGCCTCACCACCGGCCGGTCGCCCGGACAGCTTGCCGCCGAGGAGATCGGGCTTGATGCCGGCGGCCGGCTGGCGGATGCCTTCCTGCGCACCGATGCCGCGCGCGCCGAGGTCGACGCGCTCGCCTTCGCCGCCACCATGGCGCGCTACAAGGACGAGGCGGCGGCTGGTGGCCGCGGCGTCGGCGACAAGTCGGCCGTGCTCAAATATTACGGCACCGAGCTGAACAAGCGCCGCTACGAGCTGATCATGCGGCTCGCCGGTCATGACGGGCTGGAATGGGAAGGCCAGCGCTCAAACGACGGCGATCTGCCCCGGTCCTGGCTGCGCACCAAGGCCAATTCGATCGAAGGCGGCACGTCGGAGGTGATGCTCGACATCGTCGCCAAGCGCCTGCTCGACCTGCCCTCCGCCTGA